In a single window of the Helicoverpa zea isolate HzStark_Cry1AcR chromosome 9, ilHelZeax1.1, whole genome shotgun sequence genome:
- the LOC124633139 gene encoding uncharacterized protein LOC124633139 codes for MSNFNIAIAVLLCFRLCTAFDLPRDGCQSDLKINNNLYNVTNTYQVGDVYPTDAHYDVYGNLFYVETGQNEKGYYFNVNMIKFKTAAPQKIPGLPEDASYSIAIDNGEKKVYFGTGRGIFKYNYETHEATPVSSSTFKLNMIFIDKDSNKYVTENNDGIEELYLLDGEMMKKIRFNTLEALNELTIDDKNNFYYIKQERLFVLKSTLSSPICIGNISYDGMAQIAVHNDNVFVASDDLLYFHENDTGNLKIVNNAPGNVTAIAFDLSGDFILGVPGKILKYKKNECLIRKSQRNSA; via the exons ATGAGTAACTTTAACATAGCTATAGCAGTTTTGTTATGTTTTCGGCTATGTACTGCGTTCGACCTGCCTAGAGATGGGTGCCAATCAGActtaaaaatcaacaacaatCTCTACAATGTGACGAATACGTATCAAGTGGGCGATGTTTACCCAACCGATGCACACTATGACGTATATGGCAACCTGTTCTATGTGGAAACTGGACAAAACGAAAAGGGCTACTACTTTAACGTTAACATGATTAAATTCAAAACTGCTGCTCCACAAAAAATACCAG GTCTACCAGAGGATGCTAGTTACTCGATTGCAATAGATAACGGCGAAAAGAAAGTATATTTTGGCACTGGCAGGGGCATCTTCAAGTATAATTATGAGACTCACGAAGCCACGCCTGTTTCTAGCAGCACCTTCAAGCTTAATATGATATTTATAGATAAGGACAGCAATAAATATGTAACTGAGAACAATGATGGTATAGAAGAATTGTACCTATTAGATGGAGAAATGATGAAGAAAATTCGCTTTAACACTCTCGAAGCTTTAAATGAATTGACAATTGATGACAAAAACAACTTCTACTACATAAAACAAGAAagattgtttgttttgaaatcAACTCTTTCGTCGCCAATTTGTATCGGTAATATCAGCTACGATGGCATGGCGCAAATAGCCGTTCATAACGATAACGTCTTTGTAGCAAGTGacgatttattatattttcacgaAAATGATACGGGTAATTTAAAGATCGTCAATAATGCTCCCGGAAATGTTACAGCAATAGCTTTTGATTTATCTGGTGATTTTATACTTGGGGTTCCTGggaaaattttgaaatataagaaaaatgaaTGCCTCATCAGAAAATCGCAAAGAAATTCTGCCTGA
- the LOC124633137 gene encoding probable basic-leucine zipper transcription factor P: MVVTSNVEGAMSATDGAEKSVLAANCYCRDYIRGFCARENCRFIHDVPPKSCLKELFRFCHDFQNKGCFRTNCKFIHSTVEDEDKFYATGMFPRNTRNTPVCQAYVANACSNQDCQYVHPPDVPGNEIVSVLNMPPPLQYSRPPPPIRDDDSPPEAKLRRFAFEENSLDNQVLTTSNLCGNCEAMDHKIKLLHDNISVLLKKVGDLTEKNVQLTSMNEFLLEQTAAVRTGQPCVITSRHGTSAPVSLATVSVTPVVSLAGALPALVPAAATPNLALAPAASRAQLLTPAPQILTVSTTQQLMGNSGALIVTSAGAQQLMQVSDSGTLMGGGQTVVAVPAQLTLAQPAQQLMSNASQTAVQQLVQQSALQPQLGPQHQATQYATQQSVQHLAAQQNAQHLAQQSAQHLAAQQSAQHLAAQQSAQHLAAQQSAQHMAAQQSAQHLAAQQSAQHLAVQQSAQHLAAQQSAQHLAAQQSAQHLAQQSAQHLAAQQSAQHLAAQQSAQHLAAAAQQSAQQLAAAAQQSAQQMVAQQSAQQLAAQQSAQQQLVPSAQQLVHQTSTQQITISSTSQPMALTNSQAQPITFPMISQSILPH, translated from the coding sequence ATGGTCGTGACATCAAACGTGGAAGGTGCAATGAGCGCCACCGACGGCGCCGAGAAGTCGGTTCTAGCCGCCAACTGTTATTGCAGAGATTACATTCGTGGATTTTGTGCACGGGAAAACTGCAGATTTATTCATGATGTGCCTCCTAAGTCCTGCTTGAAGGAACTGTTTCGGTTCTGTCACGATTTTCAGAATAAAGGCTGTTTCAGAACAAATTGCAAATTTATACACAGCACTGTAGAAGATGAGGACAAATTCTATGCCACAGGCATGTTTCCACGGAACACACGTAATACACCAGTTTGCCAAGCTTATGTAGCCAATGCTTGTTCTAATCAAGACTGTCAGTATGTACATCCACCTGATGTACCCGGGAATGAGATTGTGTCCGTACTAAATATGCCACCTCCACTGCAATACAGTCGCCCACCACCTCCAATTAGAGATGACGATTCCCCTCCAGAGGCTAAATTACGCCGCTTTGCATTTGAAGAAAATAGTTTAGATAACCAAGTGTTAACCACATCAAACCTATGCGGTAATTGTGAGGCAATGGACCATAAAATAAAGTTACTACATGATAATATTAGTGTACTCTTGAAAAAAGTTGGAGATTTGACTGAAAAGAATGTGCAGTTGACTTCTATGAATGAATTTTTACTAGAACAAACAGCTGCTGTGAGAACTGGCCAGCCTTGTGTGATCACTTCTAGACATGGCACATCAGCACCTGTATCTTTGGCCACAGTCAGTGTCACTCCTGTTGTGAGTCTTGCTGGTGCTCTTCCAGCCTTAGTTCCTGCAGCAGCTACACCAAATTTGGCATTAGCTCCAGCTGCTTCTCGAGCTCAATTATTAACACCTGCACCACAAATTCTAACAGTGAGCACAACTCAACAGTTGATGGGTAACTCTGGTGCCCTTATAGTTACTAGTGCTGGTGCCCAACAATTGATGCAAGTTAGTGATTCAGGAACATTGATGGGTGGAGGACAAACTGTCGTAGCAGTTCCTGCTCAGTTGACTTTAGCACAGCCTGCACAACAGCTCATGAGTAATGCATCTCAAACTGCTGTACAACAACTTGTGCAGCAATCAGCATTACAACCTCAACTAGGACCTCAACATCAAGCTACCCAGTATGCTACTCAGCAATCTGTACAACATTTAGCTGCCCAGCAAAATGCTCAACATCTAGCTCAACAATCTGCACAACATTTGGCAGCTCAGCAGTCTGCCCAACATTTAGCAGCCCAACAATCAGCACAGCACTTGGCAGCCCAACAATCAGCTCAACATATGGCTGCTCAACAGTCTGCACAACATCTAGCAGCACAGCAATCTGCACAGCATTTAGCTGTTCAGCAATCTGCTCAACACTTAGCAGCACAACAATCTGCACAGCACTTGGCTGCACAACAATCAGCACAGCACTTGGCTCAACAATCTGCTCAGCACTTAGCGGCACAGCAATCTGCTCAGCATCTAGCAGCTCAACAATCTGCGCAGCATTTGGCCGCAGCGGCGCAACAGTCGGCACAGCAGCTTGCAGCCGCCGCACAGCAGTCTGCTCAACAAATGGTAGCTCAGCAGTCTGCACAACAGTTAGCTGCTCAGCAGTCAGCACAGCAGCAGCTTGTTCCCTCTGCTCAACAGCTTGTACATCAAACATCCACCCAGCAAATTACTATCTCTAGCACTAGTCAGCCTATGGCACTAACTAATTCTCAGGCTCAGCCAATTACATTCCCTATGATATCACAAAGTATACTACCACATTGA
- the LOC124633111 gene encoding uncharacterized protein LOC124633111, with product MFKQQISPRTVHPYQTTVVPRSEQQFASAAQQRAKYPWAEDINTPVYQVPGTDSSTSDNAYQMPHYYNGTVREYGPPSPVYQSPYGGGTWRNYKNVEKVPTHRLPAEAYSFPQCASAFSLPLCDVEPHSQTANRSPVPPVPSISPEVPIIGACGGHCPGFEYVCYYILQVIFVVGILTGISLCIAGIVLRRTNRNGDLGVLVYIGCLSSCVCGVLLGVQCCVRREIRQRKLRANMHIPMQSIQEPPAQACPLLTSTLPHSQVYRPTVNICSEEDVTGVPWWRRNNRD from the exons ATGTTTAAGCAACAAATATCGCCACGAACTGTGCATCCGTACCAAACGACGGTGGTGCCCCGAAGTGAACAGCAGTTCGCCTCGGCTGCACAACAAAGGGCGAAGTACCCGTGGGCGGAAGATATTAACACCCCAGTTTACCAAGTTCCTGGAACCGACAGCTCCACATCCGACAATGCCTATCAA ATGCCTCATTACTATAATGGTACTGTTAGAGAATATGGGCCTCCATCCCCTGTATATCAGTCACCATACGGTGGTGGAACTTGGCGTAATTACAAGAATGTAGAGAAAGTTCCTACTCACCGTCTGCCAGCAGAAGCTTATTCATTTCCACAGTGTGCTTCTGCATTCTCCCTGCCACTGTGTGACGTGGAGCCCCATTCGCAGACTGCTAACAGATCACCAGTGCCACCGGTACCCTCCATAAGCCCCGAGGTACCCATTATAGGGGCTTGTGGTGGCCATTGCCCTGGATTTGAATATGTTTGCTATTATATTCTACAG GTTAtttttgtagtaggtatattaactgGAATATCTCTATGTATTGCTGGAATAGTATTGAGGCGTACAAATCGTAATGGAGATCTCGGAGTATTAGTATACATAG GATGCTTATCTTCTTGTGTTTGCGGCGTGTTGCTTGGCGTTCAATGCTGCGTTCGCCGCGAGATAAGACAAAGGAAACTGCGTGCCAATATGCATATACCAATGCAATCCATTCAG GAACCGCCTGCCCAAGCTTGCCCACTGTTGACGTCCACATTACCTCATAGTCaagtatatag accTACCGTAAATATATGTTCAGAAGAAGATGTGACCGGAGTTCCTTGGTGGCGTCGAAATAACAGAGACTGA
- the LOC124633112 gene encoding uncharacterized protein LOC124633112 yields the protein MPTSAVYQPTTVTYEQQPTDQRWNCPISYFSRRMASSWNRAVCMRVGLCLAGSTLFIIGLVLIIVGGVKFSNASEPDPHSFENGVGELVAGSVLICLGMVAGLLGIWQYSSRWGNGKEAPTSGAAALTALNPSTDPLVAAQYAPVRDAPPAPDDEMRNLMDNKDCLSSAEESDKMLDGRPSVA from the exons ATGCCTACGAGTGCAGTTTATCAGCCTACCACAGTGACCTATGAACAGCAACCTACGGATCAGCGATGGAACTGTCCCATCAGCTACTTCTCTCGGCGTATGGCTTCTAGTTGGAACCGAGCCGTATGCATGCGAGTTGGATTATGTTTGGCGGGCAGCACGCTATTTATTATCG GTTTGGTGCTGATCATAGTAGGAGGTGTGAAATTCTCCAACGCCTCTGAACCGGACCCTCACAGCTTCGAAAATGGCGTCGGCGAACTGGTTGCAGGCAGCGTCTTAATATGCTTAGGAATGGTGGCCGGCT tATTGGGCATATGGCAATATTCGTCGAGATGGGGCAATGGCAAGGAAGCACCGACGAGTGGTGCCGCTGCACTGACGGCTCTCAACCCTTCGACGGATCCCCTGGTGGCTGCGCAGTACGCGCCGGTCCGTGACGCACCTCCCGCGCCTGATGACGAGATGCGCAATCTAATGGACAACAAAGACTG CCTGAGCAGTGCAGAGGAGAGCGATAAGATGCTGGATGGCAGGCCATCAGTCGCGTAA